In one window of Pagrus major chromosome 12, Pma_NU_1.0 DNA:
- the opn4xa gene encoding opsin 4xa — MDVEHGFYRQVDVQAHAHYIVAFFVLVIGTVGVTGNALVMYAFFCDKKLRTAPNFFIMNLAVSDFLMAITQSPIFFVNSLYKGWIFGETGCKMYAFCGALFGITSMINLLAISIDRYIVITKPLQAIGWTSKRRTYLIIILVWLYSLAWSLAPLLGWSSYIPEGLMTSCTWDYVTSTPANKSYTLMLCCFVFFIPLGIISYCYLCMFLAIRHASRDVEKLGSQVRKSTLIQQQSIKTEWKLAKIAFVVIIVFVLSWSPYACVTLIAWAGYGSILNPYSKAVPAVIAKASAIYNPFIYAIIHSKYRDTLAERVPCLHFLSQAPRRDCISVSHSESSFRDSMLSRQSSVSKTKFQRVSSMSTTDTQLWSDVELDPIGHCLRSSYSLGALRDKEYNSLAKQTNEQGSQSQEEVR; from the exons ATGGACGTGGAACATGGATTCTATCGGCAGGTGGATGTCCAGGCCCACGCTCACTACATCGTTGCCTTCTTTGTCTTGGTGATTGGAACAGTTGGTGTTACTGGAAACGCCTTGGTCATGTATGCCTTTTTCTG TGACAAGAAGCTAAGGACTGCCCCCAACTTTTTCATCATGAACCTGGCAGTCAGTGACTTCCTAATGGCAATCACACAGTCACCCATCTTCTTTGTAAACTCCCTTTACAAGGGGTGGATTTTTGGTGAAACAG GCTGCAAAATGTATGCCTTCTGTGGAGCTCTATTTGGAATCACTTCCATGATAAACCTTCTGGCCATCTCTATAGACCGCTACATCGTCATCACCAAGCCTTTGCAGGCCATAGGGTGGACCTCCAAGAGACGCACTTATCTCATTATCATCCTGGTCTGGCTGTACTCACTAGCCTGGAGCCTTGCACCACTTTTGGGGTGGA GTTCTTACATACCAGAGGGCCTGATGACCTCATGCACATGGGACTACGTGACATCTACTCCTGCCAATAAAAGTTATACTTTGATGTTATGCTGCTTTGTGTTCTTCATCCCTCTGGGCATTATATCCTACTGTTATCTGTGCATGTTCCTGGCAATCCGCCATGCAAGCAG AGATGTAGAGAAGCTGGGGTCTCAGGTGAGGAAGTCGACCTTGATCCAGCAGCAGTCCATCAAGACTGAATGGAAACTGGCCAAGATTGCCTTTGTGGTCATCATAGTGTTTGTGCTTTCCTGGTCGCCCTATGCATGCGTCACCCTCATCGCCTGGGCTgg ATATGGAAGCATCCTCAATCCCTATTCCAAAGCGGTCCCTGCTGTTATAGCCAAGGCCTCAGCCATCTACAACCCTTTTATCTATGCCATCATTCACTCCAAATACAG GGACACCTTGGCAGAAAGAGTTCCCTGTCTACACTTCCTATCCCAGGCCCCCAGGAGGGACTGCATATCAGTGTCACACAGCGAGTCCTCCTTCAGGGACTCGATGCTGAGCAGACAGTCATCAGTCTCCAAAACCAAGTTTCAGAGAGTTTCCTCCATGTCTACAACGGACACG CAGCTGTGGAGTGATGTGGAACTGGACCCTATCGGCCACTGTCTGAGGTCCAGCTATTCACTTGGAGCTCTGAGGGACAAAGAATACAACTCACTGGCTAAGCAGACCAACGAACAGGGAAGCCAAAGCCAGGAAGAGGTAAGGTAG